Proteins encoded within one genomic window of Streptomyces kaniharaensis:
- the secA gene encoding preprotein translocase subunit SecA, which translates to MSVFDKILRAGEGKILRKLQRIAAQVNSIEEDFVNLTDAELRALTDEYKQRLADGETLDDILPEAFATVREAAKRVLGQRHYDVQLMGGAALHLGYVAEMRTGEGKTLVGTLPAYLNALTGKGVHLITVNDYLAERDSEWMGRVHRFLGLEVGVILGNMTPAERKHQYAMDITYGTNNEFGFDYLRDNMAWSKDELVQRGHNFAVVDEVDSILIDEARTPLIISGPADQATKWYADFAKLVLRLKIDRDYEVDEKKRTVGILEEGVTRVEDYLGIDNLYESVNTPLVGFLNNAIKAKELYKADKDYVVMNGEVMIVDEHTGRILAGRRYNEGMHQAIEAKEGVEVQNENQTLATITLQNFFRLYSKLAGMTGTGTTEAAEFHQIYKLGVVPIPTNKTPLRIDQPDLIYKSEPAKFAAVVEDIAEKHEKGQPVLVGTVSVEKSEYLSQELRKRGIPHEVLNAKHHEREAQIVAQAGRKGAVTVATNMAGRGTDIMLGGNADHLAAAELAQRGLTPTDTPEEYEAAFPAALEKAKASVKAEQDEVKEAGGLYVLGTERHESRRIDNQLRGRSGRQGDPGESRFYLSLGDDLMRLFKAGMVERVLSMANVPEDVPIESKMVTRAIASAQTQVEQQNFEIRKNVLKYDEVLNRQREVIYGERRRVLEGEDLQEQVGHFMDDTVEAYVRAATGEGYEDDWDLEKLWSAFKQLYPITVDLEDLEEEAGGPGGMTPDFLIKVIQEDIQAQYGAREDQLGAEIMRELERRVVLSVLDRRWREHLYEMDYLQEGIGLRAMAQRDPLVEYQREGFDMFTAMMEGIKEESVGYLFNLEVQVEQQVEEVPVEDAEVVLDKLEKDAARPEIKAKGLEAPKPQRLHYTAPSDEVGGGVVEGDFDDLAPEDEGDGLTRAERRKAAKSAKGRRRKS; encoded by the coding sequence GTGTCCGTCTTCGACAAGATCCTGCGCGCCGGCGAAGGGAAGATCCTTCGCAAGCTGCAGCGGATTGCTGCCCAGGTCAACTCCATCGAAGAGGACTTCGTCAACCTCACCGACGCCGAGCTGCGCGCGCTGACCGACGAGTACAAGCAGCGGCTCGCCGACGGCGAGACCCTGGACGACATCCTCCCCGAGGCGTTCGCCACCGTCCGCGAGGCCGCCAAGCGCGTGCTCGGCCAGCGGCACTACGACGTCCAGCTCATGGGTGGCGCGGCGCTGCACTTGGGCTACGTCGCCGAGATGCGCACCGGTGAGGGCAAGACCCTCGTCGGTACCCTGCCCGCGTACCTGAACGCGCTCACCGGCAAGGGCGTTCACCTGATCACCGTCAACGACTACCTCGCCGAGCGCGACTCGGAGTGGATGGGCCGGGTGCACCGCTTCCTCGGCCTCGAAGTCGGCGTGATCCTCGGCAACATGACGCCCGCCGAGCGCAAGCACCAGTACGCGATGGACATCACGTACGGCACCAACAACGAGTTCGGCTTCGACTACCTGCGCGACAACATGGCCTGGTCGAAGGACGAACTCGTCCAGCGCGGCCACAACTTCGCGGTCGTCGACGAGGTCGACTCGATCCTCATCGACGAGGCCCGCACCCCGCTCATCATCTCCGGCCCGGCCGACCAGGCGACCAAGTGGTACGCCGACTTCGCCAAGCTGGTGCTGCGCCTGAAGATCGACCGCGACTACGAGGTCGACGAGAAGAAGCGCACCGTCGGCATCCTGGAGGAGGGCGTCACCCGGGTCGAGGACTACCTCGGCATCGACAACCTCTACGAGTCGGTGAACACCCCGCTGGTCGGCTTCCTGAACAACGCCATCAAGGCCAAGGAGCTGTACAAGGCGGACAAGGACTACGTCGTCATGAACGGCGAAGTCATGATCGTCGACGAACACACCGGCCGCATCCTGGCCGGGCGCCGCTACAACGAGGGCATGCACCAGGCGATCGAGGCGAAGGAGGGGGTGGAGGTCCAGAACGAGAACCAGACCCTGGCCACGATCACCCTGCAGAACTTCTTCCGTCTCTACAGCAAGCTCGCCGGCATGACCGGTACCGGCACCACCGAGGCCGCCGAGTTCCACCAGATCTACAAGCTCGGCGTCGTGCCGATCCCGACCAACAAGACGCCGCTGCGCATCGACCAGCCCGACCTGATCTACAAGTCGGAGCCGGCCAAGTTCGCCGCCGTGGTCGAGGACATCGCCGAGAAGCACGAGAAGGGCCAGCCGGTGCTGGTCGGCACCGTGTCGGTCGAGAAGTCCGAGTACCTGTCGCAGGAGCTGCGCAAGCGCGGCATCCCGCACGAGGTGCTGAACGCCAAGCACCACGAGCGCGAGGCGCAGATCGTCGCGCAGGCCGGCCGCAAGGGCGCCGTCACCGTCGCCACCAACATGGCGGGCCGCGGCACCGACATCATGCTGGGCGGCAACGCCGACCACTTGGCCGCCGCCGAGCTGGCCCAGCGCGGGCTCACCCCGACGGACACCCCGGAGGAGTACGAGGCCGCCTTCCCGGCCGCGCTGGAGAAGGCCAAGGCCTCGGTGAAGGCCGAGCAGGACGAGGTCAAGGAGGCCGGTGGCCTCTACGTCCTCGGCACCGAGCGGCACGAGTCCCGCCGGATCGACAACCAGCTGCGCGGCCGCTCCGGCCGTCAGGGCGACCCGGGCGAGTCCCGCTTCTACCTGTCGCTGGGCGACGACCTGATGCGCCTGTTCAAGGCCGGCATGGTCGAGCGCGTGCTCTCGATGGCCAACGTGCCCGAGGACGTGCCGATCGAGTCCAAGATGGTCACCCGCGCGATCGCCTCCGCGCAGACCCAGGTCGAGCAGCAGAACTTCGAGATCCGCAAGAACGTCCTCAAGTACGACGAGGTGCTGAACCGCCAGCGCGAGGTCATCTACGGCGAGCGCCGCCGCGTCCTGGAGGGCGAGGACCTGCAGGAGCAGGTCGGCCACTTCATGGACGACACCGTCGAGGCCTACGTCCGGGCGGCCACCGGTGAGGGCTACGAGGACGACTGGGACCTGGAGAAGCTCTGGTCCGCGTTCAAGCAGCTCTACCCGATCACCGTGGACCTGGAGGACCTGGAGGAGGAGGCCGGCGGTCCCGGCGGCATGACCCCCGACTTCCTGATCAAGGTCATCCAGGAGGACATCCAGGCCCAGTACGGCGCCCGCGAGGACCAGCTCGGCGCCGAGATCATGCGTGAGCTGGAGCGCCGGGTCGTCCTGTCGGTGCTGGACCGCCGCTGGCGCGAGCACCTCTACGAGATGGACTACCTCCAGGAGGGCATCGGCCTGCGGGCCATGGCGCAGCGCGACCCGCTGGTCGAGTACCAGCGCGAGGGCTTCGACATGTTCACCGCGATGATGGAGGGCATCAAGGAGGAGTCCGTCGGCTACCTGTTCAACCTGGAGGTCCAGGTCGAGCAGCAGGTCGAGGAGGTCCCGGTCGAGGACGCCGAGGTGGTGCTCGACAAGCTGGAGAAGGACGCCGCCCGCCCGGAGATCAAGGCCAAGGGCCTGGAGGCCCCGAAGCCGCAGCGGCTGCACTACACGGCCCCCTCGGACGAGGTCGGCGGCGGTGTGGTCGAGGGCGACTTCGACGACCTCGCGCCGGAGGACGAGGGCGACGGCCTGACCCGCGCCGAGCGCCGCAAGGCCGCCAAGTCGGCCAAGGGCCGCCGCCGCAAGAGCTGA
- a CDS encoding response regulator: protein MGDHFGLGPGTGPVSGLSPGPGEEPAYEPRRGEPIRVLVVDDHALFRRGLEIVLAEEPDIKVVGEAGDGAEAVLKAADLLPDIILMDVRMPRRSGIEACTAIKDVAPSTKIIMLTISDEEADLYEAIKAGATGYLLKEISTDEVATAIRAVADGQSQISPSMASKLLTEFKSMIQRRSDDRDLVPAPRLTDRELEVLKLVATGMNNREIAKELFISENTVKNHVRNILEKLQLHSRMEAVVYAMREKILEIG, encoded by the coding sequence ATGGGGGATCACTTCGGGCTGGGGCCCGGTACGGGGCCGGTTTCCGGACTGTCGCCGGGGCCGGGGGAGGAGCCCGCGTACGAGCCGCGCCGGGGTGAGCCGATCCGCGTGCTGGTGGTGGACGACCACGCGCTGTTCCGCCGCGGGCTGGAGATCGTGCTCGCGGAGGAGCCGGACATCAAGGTCGTCGGCGAGGCGGGGGACGGCGCCGAGGCCGTGCTCAAGGCCGCCGACCTGCTGCCCGACATCATCCTGATGGACGTCCGGATGCCGCGCCGCAGCGGCATCGAGGCGTGCACGGCGATCAAGGACGTGGCGCCCAGCACCAAGATCATCATGCTGACGATAAGCGACGAGGAGGCCGACCTCTACGAGGCGATCAAGGCGGGTGCCACCGGCTACCTGCTGAAGGAGATCTCCACCGACGAGGTCGCCACCGCGATCCGCGCCGTCGCCGACGGGCAGTCGCAGATCAGCCCGTCGATGGCGTCCAAGCTGCTCACCGAGTTCAAGTCGATGATCCAGCGCCGCTCCGACGACCGGGACCTGGTGCCCGCACCCCGGCTCACCGACCGGGAGTTGGAGGTGCTCAAGCTGGTGGCCACCGGGATGAACAACCGGGAGATCGCCAAGGAGCTGTTCATCAGCGAGAACACCGTGAAGAACCACGTGCGCAACATCCTGGAGAAGCTCCAACTGCACTCCCGGATGGAGGCCGTGGTGTACGCGATGCGCGAGAAGATCCTCGAAATAGGGTGA
- a CDS encoding GNAT family N-acetyltransferase: MEEPFTQPPTLTTERLLLRAPQESDIDAIFAACQDPEIQRWTVVPVPYRREDAEFFVRTLAPEGLRKGTEFIWCVTERATGQLVGTQAVTRFAADPTAASVGWWTVKEKRGRGHTVEAAREVARWALTDLGIRRLQWLAYVGNDGSRAVAERVGYRFEGTLRSYAEQRGVFRDSWVASLLPSDLG; this comes from the coding sequence ATGGAAGAACCCTTCACCCAGCCCCCCACCCTCACGACCGAGCGCCTCCTCCTGCGGGCTCCGCAGGAGTCGGACATCGACGCGATCTTCGCCGCCTGCCAGGACCCGGAGATCCAGCGCTGGACGGTGGTGCCGGTTCCGTACCGGCGCGAGGACGCGGAGTTCTTCGTCCGCACACTGGCCCCGGAGGGGCTGCGCAAGGGCACCGAGTTCATCTGGTGCGTCACCGAGCGCGCGACCGGGCAGCTGGTCGGCACCCAGGCCGTCACCCGCTTCGCCGCGGACCCGACGGCCGCGTCCGTCGGCTGGTGGACGGTGAAGGAGAAGCGCGGCCGCGGCCACACCGTCGAGGCGGCCCGCGAGGTCGCCCGCTGGGCCCTCACCGACCTGGGGATCCGCCGTCTCCAGTGGCTGGCGTACGTCGGCAACGACGGCTCGCGCGCGGTCGCCGAGCGGGTCGGCTACCGCTTCGAGGGCACCCTGCGCTCGTACGCCGAGCAGCGCGGCGTCTTCCGCGACTCCTGGGTCGCCTCCCTGCTGCCGTCCGACCTGGGCTGA
- the hpf gene encoding ribosome hibernation-promoting factor, HPF/YfiA family — MDIVVKGRKTEVPKRFRDHVAEKLEKVQKFDTKAISLDVEVSKEHNPRQADRSDRVEITLRTRGPVIRAEAAAADPYAALDLASAKLDAQLRKSADRRRVHKGGNGRTPISVAAATAALAGLQEPAEREGETNGSVRKTMMGSLEVEGEGPLVVREKTHPAAPMALDQALYEMELVGHDFYLFVEKDSGLPSVVYRRHGYHYGVIHLQTDAAAGAGSGAGGAIGGPDDED, encoded by the coding sequence GTGGACATCGTCGTCAAGGGCCGCAAGACCGAGGTGCCCAAGAGGTTCCGGGATCACGTGGCCGAGAAGCTGGAGAAGGTCCAGAAGTTCGACACCAAGGCGATCAGCCTTGATGTCGAGGTGTCCAAGGAACACAACCCGCGGCAGGCCGACCGGTCCGACCGCGTGGAGATCACTCTCCGTACCCGTGGTCCGGTGATCCGGGCCGAGGCCGCCGCCGCCGACCCGTACGCGGCGCTCGACCTGGCCTCGGCGAAGCTCGACGCGCAGTTGCGCAAGTCCGCGGACCGGCGCCGGGTACACAAGGGCGGCAACGGCCGCACCCCCATCAGCGTCGCCGCGGCGACCGCGGCCCTGGCCGGGCTGCAGGAGCCGGCGGAGCGGGAGGGTGAGACCAACGGGTCCGTCCGCAAGACCATGATGGGATCCCTGGAAGTGGAGGGCGAAGGCCCGCTGGTGGTCCGGGAGAAGACGCACCCGGCCGCCCCCATGGCGTTGGACCAGGCGCTCTACGAGATGGAGCTGGTCGGCCACGACTTCTACCTCTTCGTGGAGAAGGACAGCGGCCTGCCGAGTGTCGTCTACCGCCGGCACGGCTACCACTACGGTGTCATCCACCTGCAGACCGACGCTGCCGCCGGTGCGGGCAGTGGTGCGGGCGGTGCGATCGGCGGGCCGGACGACGAGGACTGA
- a CDS encoding winged helix-turn-helix domain-containing protein: MTAVPADSSPAPSPVTVLGADDARRIALRAQGLLGAPDRRAGVRGVLRHLGAVQLDTISVLARSHELVPYARLGAVGRPAIEAAYWGHGTSFEYWSHAACILPVEEWPLFAFRRRRYRDRGHLWGHQVSPETYRHVLDKLRAEGPLTSTELGGAKKTAEWWDWSDTKIAVERALAFGDVVCTERRSWKRVYALAEQAVPDALFGQDRSGEECVRTLVSQAGAALGVATRADLLDYHRLRAEELDPVLADSGLVPVEVAGWGPDGTAAPAWADPAALAAPPRGRHRTTLLSPFDSLIWDRPRTERIFGMTHRLEAYTPRHKRVHGYFAMPLLTGGRLVGRVDPAREGRTLVARQVSLDSVRHVEALATALREAAAWVGCDGVRVEALHDERLRPALEKLLAD; encoded by the coding sequence ATGACCGCCGTGCCTGCCGACAGCTCCCCCGCGCCGTCCCCCGTCACCGTCCTCGGCGCCGACGACGCCCGCCGGATCGCCCTGCGCGCGCAGGGCCTGCTCGGCGCGCCGGACCGCCGGGCCGGGGTGCGCGGGGTGCTGCGGCACCTGGGCGCCGTCCAGCTGGACACCATCTCGGTGCTGGCCCGCTCGCACGAACTGGTCCCGTACGCCCGGCTCGGCGCGGTCGGCCGCCCGGCGATCGAGGCGGCCTACTGGGGCCACGGCACCAGCTTCGAGTACTGGTCGCACGCGGCCTGCATCCTGCCGGTCGAGGAGTGGCCGCTGTTCGCCTTCCGGCGCCGCCGGTACCGCGACCGCGGCCACCTCTGGGGGCACCAGGTCTCGCCGGAGACGTACCGGCACGTGCTCGACAAGCTGCGCGCCGAGGGGCCGTTGACCTCCACCGAGCTGGGCGGCGCCAAGAAGACCGCCGAGTGGTGGGACTGGTCCGACACCAAGATCGCGGTCGAACGGGCGCTGGCCTTCGGTGACGTGGTCTGCACCGAGCGCCGGAGCTGGAAGCGCGTCTACGCACTGGCCGAACAGGCCGTCCCGGACGCCCTGTTCGGCCAGGACCGGTCCGGCGAGGAGTGCGTGCGCACACTGGTCTCCCAGGCCGGCGCCGCCCTCGGCGTCGCCACCCGGGCCGACCTGCTCGACTACCACCGGCTGCGCGCCGAGGAGTTGGACCCGGTGCTGGCCGACTCCGGCCTGGTGCCGGTCGAGGTCGCCGGCTGGGGCCCGGACGGCACCGCGGCACCGGCCTGGGCCGACCCGGCCGCCCTCGCCGCGCCCCCGCGCGGGCGCCACCGCACCACGCTGCTCTCGCCGTTCGACTCGCTGATCTGGGACCGCCCGCGCACCGAGCGGATCTTCGGCATGACGCACCGGCTGGAGGCCTACACGCCCAGGCACAAGCGGGTGCACGGCTACTTCGCGATGCCGCTGCTCACCGGCGGCAGGCTGGTCGGCCGGGTCGACCCGGCCCGCGAGGGGCGCACCCTGGTCGCCCGTCAGGTCTCGCTGGACTCCGTCAGGCACGTCGAGGCGCTGGCGACGGCGCTGCGCGAGGCGGCCGCGTGGGTGGGCTGTGACGGTGTCCGGGTCGAGGCGCTGCACGACGAGCGGCTGCGCCCGGCCCTGGAGAAGCTGCTCGCGGACTGA